The Paenibacillus amylolyticus genome contains the following window.
GGAGGGCTCCAAATGAGACGAATGATGGCGATATGTAACAAAGAGCTGCAAGCTTACTTTCTGTCTCCGACGTCCTATTTTGCTTTTGCCGTATATGTTCTGATGACCAGTCTGCTGTTCTATTCCAGTTTCGTATATTACCAGCCGAGTATTGTCGATTATCGCCTCGTACTGGGGGATACGTTATCCATGCTGCTGTTTGTGGTGCCTTTGTTAACGATGCGGCTGGTTGCAGAGGAATTCAGACAGGGAACGGATGAATTGTTGCTGACTTCTCCCGCACGTGTGACCGAAATTATTTTTGGCAAATATCTTGCTTCTCTGGCCATTTTGGTCGTACTCATCCTGTGCAGTCTGGTGTATCCTTTCATCATGTCGTTCTATGGAACATTGGATATGACGACGGTATGGATGTCTGCACTGGGTTTGTTGTTCCTGGGCGGAAGCATGATGGCAATTGGACTGTTCGCCTCCACATTATCCCAGCATCAGATGGTGTCTGCGGTGGCGGGTTTTATTATTTTGCTCGTTTTGTGGATGCTTGATTCATTCGCAGGTAATA
Protein-coding sequences here:
- a CDS encoding ABC transporter permease subunit — encoded protein: MRRMMAICNKELQAYFLSPTSYFAFAVYVLMTSLLFYSSFVYYQPSIVDYRLVLGDTLSMLLFVVPLLTMRLVAEEFRQGTDELLLTSPARVTEIIFGKYLASLAILVVLILCSLVYPFIMSFYGTLDMTTVWMSALGLLFLGGSMMAIGLFASTLSQHQMVSAVAGFIILLVLWMLDSFAGNTGSALQQWLDPFALTNRFDSFMKGVLSGPDILYYVTLSGVFLLLSIQIVERKRWR